A region of Ignatzschineria larvae DSM 13226 DNA encodes the following proteins:
- a CDS encoding inositol monophosphatase family protein, with product MEMQPYLDCALEASEIARQLIQTAYEENAFKIEIKADATPVTEVDVAVEKAIYQHISSQFPEHGFYGEESGQKQMDSDFIWLIDPIDGTKAFVRGRPLFSCQIALMVRGEIILGVSTAPCFNGGERIYAVKGQGAFLKGKKISVSDIDTLSQAVFSSGNLKRLTQDPEKWARYGNLVGQVNSTRGFGDFLQYHFLATGKVDLIVESDVNILDIAALSIIVNEAGGKMTALDGSPIDLSVSTILAATPSLHAQALEILQF from the coding sequence ATGGAGATGCAACCCTATTTAGATTGTGCTTTAGAAGCATCAGAGATTGCCCGACAATTAATTCAAACGGCTTATGAAGAGAATGCTTTTAAAATTGAGATTAAAGCGGATGCTACGCCGGTGACAGAAGTAGATGTGGCAGTTGAAAAGGCGATCTATCAACATATCTCTAGCCAATTCCCAGAACATGGCTTCTATGGAGAAGAGAGCGGACAGAAGCAGATGGACTCAGACTTTATCTGGCTCATTGATCCCATTGATGGCACGAAAGCCTTTGTCCGCGGTCGGCCGTTATTTTCTTGTCAAATTGCCTTAATGGTTCGTGGAGAAATTATTCTCGGCGTATCAACTGCCCCGTGCTTTAATGGCGGAGAGAGAATCTATGCGGTCAAAGGGCAAGGTGCTTTTTTAAAGGGGAAGAAAATTTCAGTGAGTGATATTGATACGCTTTCCCAAGCGGTCTTCTCTTCCGGGAATTTAAAGCGCTTAACCCAAGATCCTGAAAAATGGGCACGTTATGGGAATTTAGTGGGGCAGGTCAATTCAACACGAGGCTTTGGGGATTTCTTACAATATCATTTCTTAGCAACCGGAAAAGTGGATCTGATTGTGGAATCTGATGTCAATATTCTCGATATCGCAGCGCTCTCTATTATTGTCAATGAAGCCGGCGGTAAAATGACAGCCCTTGATGGCTCGCCGATTGATCTCTCAGTTTCGACTATTCTTGCGGCAACCCCGAGTCTGCATGCACAGGCTCTAGAAATCTTACAATTTTAA